The DNA segment GACTTTATTGCAATGGTGATAATGACTTAATTGAGGCAGCAATAGAGATGGTAGATGGCTTGTTATACTGAGTTGGTATTAGAGGAGCTTAATCATGGAAACGGCAAAAATAAAACAAGGGCGATATCGCCCTTGTTTATGTTTGGTTTAAGTACGCCTGTTATTAGGTTCTAGGTCTAGGTATTAGGCCTATTAACCTCGTTTATGTACTCGAGCCTCGCCCTGAACTCGCTTGTACATCTTGCTTAAGTTTTTATCTTTTGCTCGTTTCTCGGCAATACTGGCGCCGTTTAACGCCTGCTCCCGCATCAGCTTTTGAAAGCTTTGTAAGCGTCGCTCGGTTAGTTGGCCATTTTCAATTGCCGCCTGAACAGCGCAGCCGGGCTCATTCTCATGCTGACAGTCGATAAAACGGCATTGCTGCGCGTATTCAACAAGATCGGCAAAGGTTTCATTTAAGCCCTCTTCGCAATCGGCCAGTTGTAGCTCGCGCATACCGGGAGTGTCGAGCAATAGCCCGCCGCTGCGAGTCAAATGCAGTGAACGGCTCGTGGTGGTATGTCGTCCCTTACTATCGTCTTGGCGTATTGCCGATGTTAACTGACTGCTGTCGCCTAATAGTGCGTTAACTAGGGTGGACTTACCCACACCAGAAGAACCGATAAAAGCCACGGTTTTACCGTCAACGCAATAACTCGAGAGTGCCCGAGTGCTTTGCTCATCTAGACCGTTAACGGTTTCGATTAATAGACTCGAATCTAACTCTCTGAGCGCTTCTATATAGGGCGTAAGATCATCACATAAATCGACTTTTGTCAGCACGATTACCGGAGTGACTTTCGCTTCGTGAACCAATGCCAAGTAGCGCTCGATGCGGTTAATATTAAAGTCATCATTGAGTGACGATACGATAAATACCCAATCAAGATTAGCAGCGATAAGTTGCTGCTCGACCTTAGAGCCCGCCGCCTTTCGACTAAACAATGTACTGCGTTCCAGTACTGAGACAAAATGCTGCTGACTGTCTAACAGTAACCAGTCACCGACCGTCATATCTGGCATGTTTTGATGGATTTCCAGTGTCGACTCTCCGTTTTCAGTGAGTAATTGATACTGGCTACGGTGATGAGCACTAACCCTTGCTATAGTCGCGTACTCTTGAGTTTCAATAAGAAGCTGTTGCTGAAAAAACGGATTCCAGCCAAGTTGCTTTAAGCTATAAAAAGAGCCACTGTCTAGCGGCGTAGGCACGCTTGGAGCGTTTTCTACACTGGTAACCGAACTCGTAGCCGAACAGAACGGTGATGACGTATTAGCTGAAGAAGCCGTACGTGAAAATGTACTGGATTTTAGGTGGTTAAAACGGTTTGATTTTGTCATATAAACCCCAGCGCAAAGCGCCTGAATATTAATTCTGGGGGACTCTTGATAGATAAGACCCCGGTAAAGTGTTTGTCACTACCGGGCAAAGCGCTTTATTGCTACCAAGGTTTAAAAGGCGTAATAGAGATTACCGCTCATTTTAAATCAGAGGCTTACGCTAAACATACTCCTGCGGCTAGCAAGAGGTATGAGGTTAAAGTGCTACAGTTGCCCAGTAAGGGGTTACAACAATCATCAAATTCTCCATTAATATTTAAGTTATTGAATTATCGATAGTCGCGCGATTATGTCTAACACTTGAGTGCCGTTGGACTTGCGCTATGCGTTAACGGGTAATTTAGCAACTCCTTAGTCACAAGGCCACTTTTGCATTTTAAATCGTCATAGAACTGTGGCTGCTTTCACATTTCAATGTGGTTAGCATTTTATGGCTAATATTTTATGATTAGTATTTTAATGAAATAACCACACTATGAAAGTGTGGTTATATAGCTAAAAATTTATAGAGTCATACAGATAGACTTAAGCTACATAGCTCATCCATTCGGCAATCTCTTTAGGGTTGCCGTAGGTTTTCAACCAGCGAATGAAACTTTGAGGGCAGCGTGTATGTAAGTTAAGTTGGCACCAAGCATCTAATGAAGCTTGGGTATTATATCCATCGATGTATGCATTATAGGCCTTGTCGGCATGGCGCCAAAACCCATGGTCAATCCGTCCCCGCTCAGCCAGAAAAGGATGATCCCCTTTGGGCTGAATTTGTTTGCAAACATCGGTGCTTAAGTCGGTCAAAATTCGCTGTAACACATCTGCGCCGATTTCATTGATCTCCAGCTCATCGATGCGAGCGATATCTGCACCCACGATCAAGCTCACTCGTTCAACCAAGTAGTCTGTATTGAGGTTAACTGCCATTTCATAGGCAAAAACATCCAGTCTTGCAAAGATGCGGTCTCTAAACTCTTCTTTAGTAAACGTCTTATTTTTTAGTGCCTTATTGTAGCTTCGGCTATTTGGGTGCTTGCTAGTTAGCTCTTTTTGCAATAACGGATATTCGCTTAAGTTTTCTTTAGGCAGCAGTGAAAGAAGGTGAATCAGGTCCGGTGTATTGACCATTAAGGTACCAAGTTCAGCTTGTGCCTTTTGTGAAAGTTTAACTTCCATGTGGGATCCATTTGGGGCTAATCGGTGGATCTATATTACCTATTTCAGACTAATTTCCAAGGACTACTAAGCAATACTAAGAGCTGAGTAGTTTTCTAGTAATCGATAGCTTGGCACATTGCGGTTATCAAATTAAATGGAGACTGATTGTGAAAAGAAAATTATCGATAATGATGCTCATTGCTCTGGTGAGCGGCTGCTCAATAGGACATGCATATAAGGCGGCAAAAGCGATGGCAAATTATGAGGTGATGGGCACCGCTGCGCCAGAATTTTCCTTCGAAGAGATGCGCATGACGTTTCCTAAGCCGAGATCGGCGGATAGGACAAAGCTTCTGACTTGCTTCACCACTACGGGTCTATTTGCCGATACCAGCGAGAACTCTGCAAGAAAGGTGGCTAACGCGTATCTAAAAACCAAGTTACCTCACAGGATCACCACTTCTTCAGAGTTCTTTGACCATAATGGCCATGTTTGTTTTGAGTTTGAAACCGTGATTAACCACTAACCATTAGCCGTAGTCGGAGTGATTATGAAAACATTACTTATCAATACACTCGTTGGTGTGTTTATTTTAGCCCAAGCTATTCCCACTCAAGCCGTTGAGTTTAAGCCTGTTGATACAAGATTTGTAACACAAGCTACAGCCTTTGCTGTGACTCAGGATAATTGGGATCAAGCCGCTAATGCCGCGGTGACATTTCCCCATGCATATCGATTCACACCTTATATGCATATCACGCCTTTAAAGCTACGTACAGCAGAGCCATGGAAGTCGACACCGATTGAATTATTGTCGCTAAAAGCAAACGATCTGGACGGTGAGCATAGCCTAGAGGTTTTACTCAGAGACCGATTAAAGAATCACTCTATGGTGGTGTTAAATCGAGGCAAGTTAGTACATCAACATTTCTTCAATGGTTACGACTCAAATCAAACACACCTTCAGATGTCAGTGACAAAGTCATTTACCGCAATCTTAGCGGCAATATCGGTTGCAGAGAGAAAGCTTGATATGAGCCGGCCGATAGTGAGTTACCTACCTGAGCTTATCGATAGTGGCTTTGAAGATGCGACGGTGCAAGAGGTTGCCGATATGCGCTCGGGAATTGGGGTTAAATTTACTCAAGGTAAACTTTGGGATGATCGCATGACCGAAGCGCAGGACTGGAATGGCGATAGTAAATATCCAAATATGCGCCACATTATGGATTATGCCAAGACCTTAGATAATCATCGCCCGATAGGCAAAGTTTATGATTATTTGGATATCAATACTGAACTGCTGGGTAAGGTCGTTGAAAAGGTGCAGGGTAAGCCATTAGCCGAGGTTTTTGCTGAAAAATTATGGCATAGAATCGATGTGGAAAATCCAGTACGTTGGATGGCCAATCGAAA comes from the Shewanella halifaxensis HAW-EB4 genome and includes:
- the rsgA gene encoding ribosome small subunit-dependent GTPase A is translated as MTKSNRFNHLKSSTFSRTASSANTSSPFCSATSSVTSVENAPSVPTPLDSGSFYSLKQLGWNPFFQQQLLIETQEYATIARVSAHHRSQYQLLTENGESTLEIHQNMPDMTVGDWLLLDSQQHFVSVLERSTLFSRKAAGSKVEQQLIAANLDWVFIVSSLNDDFNINRIERYLALVHEAKVTPVIVLTKVDLCDDLTPYIEALRELDSSLLIETVNGLDEQSTRALSSYCVDGKTVAFIGSSGVGKSTLVNALLGDSSQLTSAIRQDDSKGRHTTTSRSLHLTRSGGLLLDTPGMRELQLADCEEGLNETFADLVEYAQQCRFIDCQHENEPGCAVQAAIENGQLTERRLQSFQKLMREQALNGASIAEKRAKDKNLSKMYKRVQGEARVHKRG
- a CDS encoding serine hydrolase domain-containing protein translates to MKTLLINTLVGVFILAQAIPTQAVEFKPVDTRFVTQATAFAVTQDNWDQAANAAVTFPHAYRFTPYMHITPLKLRTAEPWKSTPIELLSLKANDLDGEHSLEVLLRDRLKNHSMVVLNRGKLVHQHFFNGYDSNQTHLQMSVTKSFTAILAAISVAERKLDMSRPIVSYLPELIDSGFEDATVQEVADMRSGIGVKFTQGKLWDDRMTEAQDWNGDSKYPNMRHIMDYAKTLDNHRPIGKVYDYLDINTELLGKVVEKVQGKPLAEVFAEKLWHRIDVENPVRWMANRNGEVVASGGLNITTRDLARVGQVILNGGKNFAGEQVIPIAFIESLMQGNNKVRHAWLQGKESKLAKGWYQDQFRVLHITNGKGKTYKFLAMVGIHGQILAMDLESQTVIAMNSGFGDMEPPRMALMIFKQIIPAILDAMSVTGGD